Below is a genomic region from Vitis riparia cultivar Riparia Gloire de Montpellier isolate 1030 chromosome 16, EGFV_Vit.rip_1.0, whole genome shotgun sequence.
GAAGGTGAGATTCCAAAATCCTTGAGAGATTTATGTAATTTACAGGAATTATGGTTGTCTCAGAACAATCTCACTGGACTGAAGGAAAAAGATTATCTGGCCTGCCCTAATAACACATTAGAGATTTTAGATTTATCTTATAATCAATTGAAAGGGTCATTTCCCGATCTTTCTGGATTTTCACAGTTGAGAGAATTACATCTTGAATTCAATCAACTAAACGGAACTGTCTCGGCAAACCACCTTTTTGGTCTCTCCAACCTATCTGTCTTAGACTTATCTTTCAACTCCCTTACATTCAACATAAGCCTTGAGCTAGTTCCCCAGTTTCAAGCCCAATCTATAATGTTGCCCTCTTGCAAATTAGGCCCACGTTTTCCTAATTGGCTTCAAACTCAAGAAGATTTGTTGGAACTTGATATCTCTGCTTCTGGAATTTCAGATGTCATTCCCAATTGGTTTTGGAATTTAACTTCACATTTACAATGGTTAAACATTTCCAACAATCACATCTCCGGGACTTTGCCAAATTTACAAGCAACTCCTTTTATATTGGATATGAGTTCAAATTGCTTGGAAGGTTCAATACCACAATCTCTTTTCAATGCTGAATGGTTGGATCTCTCTAAGAACTTGTTTTCAGGCTCAATTTCTTTATCGTGCGGGACTAGTTGGGGTTTGTCTCATCTCGACCTCTCAAATAATCGACTGTCGGGAGAACTACCCAATTGTTGGGAGCAGTGGGAAGATTTAGTGGTTCTTAATTTggcaaataataatttttctgggaaaattaaaaattcaattggCTTGTTACATCAGATGCAAACATTGCATTTACGTAACAATAGTTTTACTGGAGCACTGCCTTCGTCCTTAAAGAACTGCAGAGCTTTGCGTCTTATAGATttgggaaaaaataaattgtcagGAAAAATAACCGCATGGATGGGAGGAAGCCTGTCAGATTTGATCGTTCTCAACCTAAGATCTAATGAATTTAATGGAAGCATACCTTCAAGTCTTTGTCAACTGAAACAGATTCAAATGTTGGACCTCTCTAGCAACAATCTATCAGGAAAGAAACCAAAATGTCTCAAAAATTTAACTGCCATGGCTCAAAAAGGAAATCCGGTCCTTTCTTACTTAACATCTTACGATTTGGCTACCCTTTACTatgttgatagtacattggttcaatggaaaggaaaagaacaagAGTACAAGAACACTCTTGAACTCATCAAGAGCATTGATTTTTCAAGCAATAAATTAATTGGTGAAATTCCTATAGAAGTAACTGATTTGGTAGAATTGGTGTCATTGAATTTATCAAGAAACAATTTGATTGGATCAATCCCTACAACAATTGGTCAATTGAAATTATTGGATTTTCTTGATCTATCTCAAAACCAACTTAATGGTAGAATTCCGGATACTCTTTCTCAAATAGCCGATCTAAGTGTTTTAGACCTATCAAATAACACCTTGTCAGGTAAAATTCCATTAGGCACTCAATTACAAAGCTTTGATGCCTCCACATATGAGGGAAATCCTGGACTTTGTGGACCACCTCTTTTGAAAAGGTGTCCTGAAGATCAACTTGGGGGAGTCTCCTCCACTAGTGGTCTTAGTAGTAAAAAAGAGGTCGACATTCAAGATGATGCAAATAATATATGgttttatggaaatattgttCTTGGATTCATCATCGGATTTTGGGGAGTTTGCGGCACTTTACTATTCAATAGTTCATGGAGATATGCCTATTTCCAGTTGTTGAGCAAGATAAAGGATTGGTTGTACGTGACAACAATAGTAAATATGAATAGAATACGAAGGAGCCTGCAAGGTTAAATGGTAAGACTTCTCAAAttctctttttagtttttcGAGTAAAATGTGTTAACTTCTATTTATTATCCAacaattaagaataaaaagtaCATTTATGCTACTACTCAAATCCCTCTTCTATTATTTGATTGACCTTCCATAATACATTGATGAAAGCTTAGATTTTGCAAATAGAAGCATCGATAAAATAAGCAAGCCTAGAAGattttaatatacttttttGTAATAGTTGTGCATATTTAGCTTTCATCATGTAAAGATTAATCTTATAGGTCGAGGATCATAGTTGAAGAATTATGATTATcagtatttttatttctatattacTTCAagttacaattttttcttttaaatgttaagttaatttgttgtcttcaaatattataagtacattaaaatttcaattgtaAGTAACATACTAAAACCTTCGTTTCTACTAATCAAGAAGAGTAACTCCGCAACTAAGAAATTATTCCAAATTGATGAACATtgttgcatttcaactttgtaTTACAGGACTTCAGCTGGGTTGCATCTCAAGGATTAGTAGGTGA
It encodes:
- the LOC117933814 gene encoding receptor-like protein EIX1 isoform X1, which produces MATSPFRYFISLFLLLLCFEPCLRVGDAKTGCIERERQALLHFKQGVVDDYGLLSSWGNAEDKRDCCKWRGVECNNQTGHLIRLDLHAPLDGMGFPQSLTGKISQLGPSLAELQHLKHLNLSRNHFGGILPTQLGNLSNLQSLDLGHNHGDMSCENLDWLSHLPLLTHLDLRRVNLGKAIHWPQAINKMPSLTELFLSHTQLPPIIPTISISHINSSTSLAVLDLSSNGLTSSIYPWLFNFSSSLVHLDLSMNDLNGSIPDAFGNMTTLAYLDLSGNGLGGSIPDAFGDMTTLAYLDLSSNELPGSIPDAFGDMTTLAHLDLHSNHLNGAIPDAFGDMTTLAYLDLSSNELRGSIPDAFGDMTTLAYLDLSGNELRGSIPDAFGDMTTLSHLDLHSNHLNGAIPDAFGDMTTLAYLDLSGNGLGGSIPDAFGDMTTLAYLDLSSNELRGSIPDAFGDMTTLAYLDLSWNELRGSIPDAFGNMTSLAYVELSLNQLEGEIPKSLRDLCNLQELWLSQNNLTGLKEKDYLACPNNTLEILDLSYNQLKGSFPDLSGFSQLRELHLEFNQLNGTVSANHLFGLSNLSVLDLSFNSLTFNISLELVPQFQAQSIMLPSCKLGPRFPNWLQTQEDLLELDISASGISDVIPNWFWNLTSHLQWLNISNNHISGTLPNLQATPFILDMSSNCLEGSIPQSLFNAEWLDLSKNLFSGSISLSCGTSWGLSHLDLSNNRLSGELPNCWEQWEDLVVLNLANNNFSGKIKNSIGLLHQMQTLHLRNNSFTGALPSSLKNCRALRLIDLGKNKLSGKITAWMGGSLSDLIVLNLRSNEFNGSIPSSLCQLKQIQMLDLSSNNLSGKKPKCLKNLTAMAQKGNPVLSYLTSYDLATLYYVDSTLVQWKGKEQEYKNTLELIKSIDFSSNKLIGEIPIEVTDLVELVSLNLSRNNLIGSIPTTIGQLKLLDFLDLSQNQLNGRIPDTLSQIADLSVLDLSNNTLSGKIPLGTQLQSFDASTYEGNPGLCGPPLLKRCPEDQLGGVSSTSGLSSKKEVDIQDDANNIWFYGNIVLGFIIGFWGVCGTLLFNSSWRYAYFQLLSKIKDWLYVTTIVNMNRIRRSLQG
- the LOC117933814 gene encoding receptor-like protein EIX1 isoform X3, whose protein sequence is MATSPFRYFISLFLLLLCFEACLRVGDAKAGCIERERQALLHFKQGVVDDYGLLSSWGNAEDKRDCCKWRGVECNNQTGHLIRLDLHAPLDGMGFPQPLTGKISQLGPSLAELQHLKHLNLSWNDFEGILPTQLGNLSNLQSLDLGYNFGDMSCENLDWLSHLPSLTHLDLRVVNLGKAIHWPQAINKMPSLTELYLSHTQLPPIIPTISISSTSLAVLDLSTNGLTSSIYPWLFNFSSSLVHLDLSINDLNGSIPDAFGNMTTLAYLDLSSNELRGSIPDAFGNMTTLAYLDLSSNELRGSIPDAFGNMTTLAYLDLSSNELRGSIPDAFGDMTTLAYLDLSGNELRGSIPDAFGDMTTLSHLDLHSNHLNGAIPDAFGDMTTLAYLDLSGNGLGGSIPDAFGDMTTLAYLDLSSNELRGSIPDAFGDMTTLAYLDLSWNELRGSIPDAFGNMTSLAYVELSLNQLEGEIPKSLRDLCNLQELWLSQNNLTGLKEKDYLACPNNTLEILDLSYNQLKGSFPDLSGFSQLRELHLEFNQLNGTVSANHLFGLSNLSVLDLSFNSLTFNISLELVPQFQAQSIMLPSCKLGPRFPNWLQTQEDLLELDISASGISDVIPNWFWNLTSHLQWLNISNNHISGTLPNLQATPFILDMSSNCLEGSIPQSLFNAEWLDLSKNLFSGSISLSCGTSWGLSHLDLSNNRLSGELPNCWEQWEDLVVLNLANNNFSGKIKNSIGLLHQMQTLHLRNNSFTGALPSSLKNCRALRLIDLGKNKLSGKITAWMGGSLSDLIVLNLRSNEFNGSIPSSLCQLKQIQMLDLSSNNLSGKKPKCLKNLTAMAQKGNPVLSYLTSYDLATLYYVDSTLVQWKGKEQEYKNTLELIKSIDFSSNKLIGEIPIEVTDLVELVSLNLSRNNLIGSIPTTIGQLKLLDFLDLSQNQLNGRIPDTLSQIADLSVLDLSNNTLSGKIPLGTQLQSFDASTYEGNPGLCGPPLLKRCPEDQLGGVSSTSGLSSKKEVDIQDDANNIWFYGNIVLGFIIGFWGVCGTLLFNSSWRYAYFQLLSKIKDWLYVTTIVNMNRIRRSLQG
- the LOC117933814 gene encoding receptor-like protein EIX2 isoform X2, whose product is MATSPFRYFISLFLLLLCFEPCLRVGDAKTGCIERERQALLHFKQGVVDDYGLLSSWGNAEDKRDCCKWRGVECNNQTGHLIRLDLHAPLDGMGFPQSLTGKISQLGPSLAELQHLKHLNLSRNHFGGILPTQLGNLSNLQSLDLGHNHGDMSCENLDWLSHLPLLTHLDLRRVNLGKAIHWPQAINKMPSLTELFLSHTQLPPIIPTISISHINSSTSLAVLDLSSNGLTSSIYPWLFNFSSSLVHLDLSMNDLNGSIPDAFGNMTTLAYLDLSGNGLGGSIPDAFGDMTTLAYLDLSSNELPGSIPDAFGDMTTLAHLDLHSNHLNGAIPDAFGDMTTLAYLDLSGNELRGSIPDAFGDMTTLSHLDLHSNHLNGAIPDAFGDMTTLAYLDLSGNGLGGSIPDAFGDMTTLAYLDLSSNELRGSIPDAFGDMTTLAYLDLSWNELRGSIPDAFGNMTSLAYVELSLNQLEGEIPKSLRDLCNLQELWLSQNNLTGLKEKDYLACPNNTLEILDLSYNQLKGSFPDLSGFSQLRELHLEFNQLNGTVSANHLFGLSNLSVLDLSFNSLTFNISLELVPQFQAQSIMLPSCKLGPRFPNWLQTQEDLLELDISASGISDVIPNWFWNLTSHLQWLNISNNHISGTLPNLQATPFILDMSSNCLEGSIPQSLFNAEWLDLSKNLFSGSISLSCGTSWGLSHLDLSNNRLSGELPNCWEQWEDLVVLNLANNNFSGKIKNSIGLLHQMQTLHLRNNSFTGALPSSLKNCRALRLIDLGKNKLSGKITAWMGGSLSDLIVLNLRSNEFNGSIPSSLCQLKQIQMLDLSSNNLSGKKPKCLKNLTAMAQKGNPVLSYLTSYDLATLYYVDSTLVQWKGKEQEYKNTLELIKSIDFSSNKLIGEIPIEVTDLVELVSLNLSRNNLIGSIPTTIGQLKLLDFLDLSQNQLNGRIPDTLSQIADLSVLDLSNNTLSGKIPLGTQLQSFDASTYEGNPGLCGPPLLKRCPEDQLGGVSSTSGLSSKKEVDIQDDANNIWFYGNIVLGFIIGFWGVCGTLLFNSSWRYAYFQLLSKIKDWLYVTTIVNMNRIRRSLQG
- the LOC117933814 gene encoding receptor-like protein EIX2 isoform X4, with the translated sequence MATSPFRYFISLFLLLLCFEACLRVGDAKAGCIERERQALLHFKQGVVDDYGLLSSWGNAEDKRDCCKWRGVECNNQTGHLIRLDLHAPLDGMGFPQPLTGKISQLGPSLAELQHLKHLNLSWNDFEGILPTQLGNLSNLQSLDLGYNFGDMSCENLDWLSHLPSLTHLDLRVVNLGKAIHWPQAINKMPSLTELYLSHTQLPPIIPTISISSTSLAVLDLSTNGLTSSIYPWLFNFSSSLVHLDLSINDLNGSIPDAFGNMTTLAYLDLSSNELRGSIPDAFGNMTTLAYLDLSSNELRGSIPDAFGNMTTLAYLDLSRNQLEGEIPKSLTDLCNLQELWLSQNNLTGLKEKDYLACPNNTLEILDLSYNQLKGSFPDLSGFSQLRELHLEFNQLNGTVSANHLFGLSNLSVLDLSFNSLTFNISLELVPQFQAQSIMLPSCKLGPRFPNWLQTQEDLLELDISASGISDVIPNWFWNLTSHLQWLNISNNHISGTLPNLQATPFILDMSSNCLEGSIPQSLFNAEWLDLSKNLFSGSISLSCGTSWGLSHLDLSNNRLSGELPNCWEQWEDLVVLNLANNNFSGKIKNSIGLLHQMQTLHLRNNSFTGALPSSLKNCRALRLIDLGKNKLSGKITAWMGGSLSDLIVLNLRSNEFNGSIPSSLCQLKQIQMLDLSSNNLSGKKPKCLKNLTAMAQKGNPVLSYLTSYDLATLYYVDSTLVQWKGKEQEYKNTLELIKSIDFSSNKLIGEIPIEVTDLVELVSLNLSRNNLIGSIPTTIGQLKLLDFLDLSQNQLNGRIPDTLSQIADLSVLDLSNNTLSGKIPLGTQLQSFDASTYEGNPGLCGPPLLKRCPEDQLGGVSSTSGLSSKKEVDIQDDANNIWFYGNIVLGFIIGFWGVCGTLLFNSSWRYAYFQLLSKIKDWLYVTTIVNMNRIRRSLQG